Proteins from one Niallia circulans genomic window:
- the plsY gene encoding glycerol-3-phosphate 1-O-acyltransferase PlsY, whose translation MIIAILIILAYLIGSIPSGLIIGKAFYKIDIREHGSGNLGGTNSFRVLGKKAGFVVTFSDILKGTLATCLPLLLSLFTDIQVNVNPLIFGVVAVIGHMYPIFAGFKGGKAVATSAGILLGHEPLMFLIIMVVFFLSLYLSKYVSLSSMIAGFAGLVYSIILWDDKLLIVILAILTIFVVYRHRANIKRILNKTEPKITWL comes from the coding sequence TTGATCATTGCCATTTTAATTATTTTAGCCTACCTGATAGGATCCATTCCTTCCGGTTTAATCATTGGGAAGGCTTTCTATAAAATCGATATAAGAGAACATGGAAGCGGAAATCTCGGAGGCACAAACTCATTTAGAGTTTTGGGGAAAAAAGCAGGATTTGTCGTAACATTCTCAGACATTTTAAAAGGAACGTTAGCAACTTGCCTTCCATTATTACTTAGTCTTTTTACTGACATCCAAGTAAATGTCAACCCGCTTATCTTTGGTGTTGTGGCCGTTATTGGCCATATGTATCCAATATTCGCAGGCTTTAAAGGTGGAAAAGCTGTCGCAACATCAGCTGGGATTCTTTTGGGACATGAACCTTTAATGTTTTTAATTATTATGGTCGTCTTTTTCTTAAGTTTATATTTATCTAAATACGTTTCTCTGTCTTCTATGATTGCAGGATTTGCTGGTTTGGTATACTCTATCATCCTTTGGGACGACAAGCTGTTAATAGTCATCCTCGCCATACTGACTATTTTTGTCGTATACAGACATCGCGCGAATATCAAACGTATTTTAAACAAAACAGAACCGAAGATAACTTGGCTGTAA
- a CDS encoding CapA family protein — protein MKKNVQLYLLLVFIGASIAAFAFFKLNPDNVTNNKDDYTSSELPMKKNNLGSKSIGREATLGAVGDILIHDRVYNEAKVAGGFDFKPMLAEVKEELEKPDILLANQETIVAGEKIGLSSYPSFNSPHEVADALVDAGVDIVTTANNHSLDRGVSAQKQSLEYLNKINLPYVGTFTSEEDQQKLRVLKSNGIKIAYLSYTYGLNGISVPKDEAYIVNLIDKERMKKEIAKAKKQADFIVMGIHWGIEYERNPNQEQKNLAQFLVDEGVDIIFGGHPHVLQPMEWLYDKNGKKSLVVYSLGNFLSGQADDYRDIGGMVTVKVSKTELGGKTTKKIEVPSFFPTYVYSKNDKGYKMVPLEDAGKLGLPDSKQNYQEMMTHMLKGVHPK, from the coding sequence ATGAAAAAAAATGTACAGCTCTATCTTTTACTTGTTTTTATTGGCGCTTCCATTGCAGCCTTTGCTTTTTTTAAGCTTAATCCTGACAATGTTACCAACAATAAAGATGACTATACGAGCAGCGAACTGCCAATGAAGAAAAATAATCTTGGCTCTAAATCAATTGGCCGTGAAGCTACGCTTGGGGCTGTTGGGGATATTCTGATTCATGACCGGGTATATAATGAAGCGAAAGTAGCTGGCGGTTTTGACTTTAAACCAATGCTTGCAGAAGTGAAAGAAGAACTTGAAAAGCCTGACATTCTCTTGGCAAATCAAGAAACGATTGTAGCAGGCGAAAAAATCGGGTTATCAAGCTATCCGTCTTTCAACAGCCCACATGAGGTTGCAGATGCACTAGTTGATGCTGGCGTTGATATCGTGACAACCGCTAATAATCATTCTTTAGATAGAGGCGTCAGCGCTCAAAAGCAGTCCCTTGAATACTTAAACAAAATTAACCTTCCTTATGTCGGAACATTTACAAGTGAAGAAGACCAGCAAAAGCTTCGTGTTCTTAAATCAAACGGCATTAAAATCGCTTATCTTTCGTACACCTATGGATTAAATGGTATTTCTGTTCCTAAAGATGAAGCGTATATCGTTAATCTAATCGATAAAGAGAGAATGAAAAAAGAGATAGCAAAAGCGAAAAAGCAAGCTGACTTTATCGTAATGGGAATTCACTGGGGCATTGAATATGAGCGCAACCCAAATCAAGAACAGAAAAATCTTGCCCAATTCCTGGTTGATGAAGGTGTCGACATTATTTTCGGCGGCCATCCTCACGTGCTGCAGCCAATGGAATGGTTATATGACAAAAACGGCAAGAAATCCTTAGTTGTATATTCACTTGGCAACTTCCTATCAGGACAAGCGGATGATTATCGTGATATTGGCGGGATGGTAACAGTTAAAGTAAGTAAAACAGAGCTTGGAGGAAAAACAACGAAAAAAATTGAAGTACCCTCCTTTTTTCCAACATATGTATACAGTAAAAATGACAAGGGCTACAAAATGGTGCCATTAGAGGATGCTGGTAAGCTTGGGCTGCCTGACAGCAAGCAAAACTATCAGGAAATGATGACACATATGTTGAAAGGTGTGCATCCAAAGTAA
- a CDS encoding two-component system sensor histidine kinase NtrB: MIDNQEKLQNLEKTAVGYAHEIKNPITAVRGLLQLLANPDLPAPKRSLYSEVAIEELDRANYLLNEMVYDNPLSYQSSATIDIKDAVHKAMLLFDQTIQVKHIKVQANFMSYFKPLLPKIQLSQVLANLLKNAVEACSENGTITISVFKEDNFGIISIKDNGCGISAEALEQLFTPFYTTKKDGTGIGLSICKSIIEEVQGSITVHSILGEGTEFIVKLPLKYK; this comes from the coding sequence ATGATAGATAATCAAGAAAAACTACAAAATCTGGAAAAAACAGCCGTTGGTTATGCACATGAAATTAAAAACCCAATAACAGCAGTGCGCGGTCTCCTGCAGCTTCTTGCAAACCCAGATTTACCCGCACCTAAAAGAAGCCTTTATTCTGAAGTGGCGATCGAAGAATTGGACAGAGCAAATTATCTTCTTAATGAAATGGTATATGATAATCCTCTTAGCTATCAGTCTTCCGCGACAATCGACATAAAGGATGCTGTCCACAAAGCAATGCTTTTGTTTGATCAAACAATTCAAGTTAAACACATTAAGGTTCAAGCAAACTTCATGTCCTACTTCAAACCTTTATTGCCAAAAATACAGCTTTCACAAGTGCTCGCAAACCTCCTCAAAAACGCTGTGGAAGCATGTTCAGAAAACGGGACTATAACCATTTCTGTTTTTAAGGAAGATAACTTCGGGATAATCTCTATTAAAGATAATGGCTGTGGAATTAGTGCAGAAGCATTAGAACAGCTGTTCACTCCTTTTTATACAACAAAAAAGGATGGAACTGGAATCGGTTTAAGTATCTGCAAGTCGATTATTGAGGAAGTTCAAGGCAGTATTACGGTCCATTCTATCCTAGGTGAAGGAACAGAATTTATTGTCAAGCTACCGCTAAAGTATAAATAG
- a CDS encoding HesB/YadR/YfhF family protein: MKIVISDKASEWYKNELLLNEGDYVRFFARYGGCSTVQQGFSLGISNEKPVNSGVSTEKDGIRYYIEEKDLWYFDDNDLLADFNDAAQEPEYHYTEKQA; this comes from the coding sequence ATGAAAATAGTAATAAGTGATAAGGCTTCAGAATGGTATAAGAACGAACTGCTTCTAAACGAAGGTGACTATGTCCGCTTTTTCGCAAGATACGGTGGCTGCAGTACTGTCCAGCAAGGTTTCTCCCTTGGCATATCGAACGAAAAACCTGTGAATTCAGGCGTTAGTACGGAAAAGGACGGAATTCGTTATTATATCGAGGAGAAGGATCTTTGGTATTTTGACGATAATGATTTGCTAGCTGACTTTAATGATGCAGCACAGGAACCAGAATATCATTACACAGAAAAGCAGGCTTAA
- a CDS encoding acyl-CoA thioesterase: MEYVHKLELKIDYADTDMMAVVYHANYLKFFERGRTALIEDIGYSYVEMEEEGYFAPVYDVQATYKKPLRYGDKAFVKTWIDANDGIKTVYGYRIENGDGDLCVEGSTTHIIVSKENFRPKSFKKVFPKWFQRYEELKRK; encoded by the coding sequence TTGGAATACGTACATAAATTAGAACTTAAAATTGATTATGCGGATACCGATATGATGGCGGTAGTTTATCATGCTAATTACTTGAAGTTTTTTGAGCGCGGGAGAACAGCGTTGATTGAGGATATTGGCTACAGCTATGTTGAGATGGAGGAAGAGGGCTATTTTGCGCCTGTTTATGATGTGCAGGCAACTTATAAAAAGCCGTTACGATATGGTGATAAAGCGTTTGTAAAAACGTGGATTGATGCGAATGATGGCATTAAGACAGTATATGGCTACCGAATTGAAAACGGAGATGGTGACCTTTGTGTAGAAGGGTCGACTACTCATATTATTGTCAGCAAGGAAAATTTCCGCCCTAAATCATTCAAAAAAGTATTTCCTAAGTGGTTTCAAAGGTATGAAGAACTTAAAAGAAAATAA